The Anomaloglossus baeobatrachus isolate aAnoBae1 chromosome 10, aAnoBae1.hap1, whole genome shotgun sequence genome has a segment encoding these proteins:
- the LOC142254658 gene encoding uncharacterized protein LOC142254658 — protein sequence MDVQEEAKMFLEFSDRLDIFSSFSPPLGDAQFPSSCRAPKGMGLSSLRYKTELCNRYAESGFCAYRNRCQFAHGLSDLRPPFQHPKYKTELCRSFHILGTCNYGPRCLFIHSHSERREVPDTIRLRQRRPSPFYSRKQCRLWRSPTGCPYGSNCLFQHPHSVRDVCRHFAALGVCPYGIHCLFKHTPPPDRWGAGSNAGSGSLSPTESDADPGSDVFSEVANNAFNFSNLLLPLALKLQILGEENLTVNGPTLSDEENSQECHVFD from the coding sequence ATGTTTCTGGAGTTCTCAGACAGGCTGGATATCTTCTCTTCCTTCAGCCCACCTCTGGGTGACGCTCAATTTCCTTcctcctgccgtgcacccaaaggcATGGGACTCTCCTCCTTGCGCTACAAGACTGAGCTCTGCAATCGCTATGCTGAAAGTGGCTTTTGCGCTTATAGAAATCGCTGCCAATTTGCCCATGGCCTGAGCGATCTGCGCCCACCTTTCCAGCACCCAAAGTACAAGACGGAGCTCTGCCGTTCCTTTCATATCCTTGGAACCTGCAATTACGGTCCGCGCTGCCTGTTCATACACAGCCACAGTGAGAGGAGGGAAGTACCAGATACCATCCGTCTCCGACAACGTCGGCCATCGCCGTTTTACAGTAGAAAGCAATGCCGCCTCTGGCGCTCACCCACGGGCTGCCCGTATGGCTCAAATTGTCTCTTCCAGCACCCACATTCTGTTCGTGATGTGTGCCGCCATTTTGCAGCCCTTGGGGTCTGTCCATACGGTATCCACTGCCTGTTTAAGCACACCCCACCTCCAGACCGCTGGGGAGCGGGAAGTAATGCTGGAAGTGGGTCCCTTTCCCCGACAGAATCGGATGCTGATCCCGGCAGTGATGTCTTCAGCGAGGTGGCCAACAACGCTTTCAACTTCTCCAATCTGCTCTTACCACTGGCACTGAAGCTCCAGATCCTGGGAGAAGAGAACCTAACAGTGAATGGGCCGACCCTATCCGACGAGGAGAACTCGCAGGAATGCCACGTGTTTGATTAG